The following proteins are encoded in a genomic region of Tenacibaculum sp. 190524A05c:
- a CDS encoding TIGR02594 family protein, whose product MNNLITVALSQYGVKEVKGSKDHPQIINYFTSMGFDKTKYNEDTAWCGAFANWVANKAGYECSNRLTARSWLSVGNSTSSPEVGDVVVLWRDNPESWKGHVGFLVKESKRYVYLLGGNQGNSVSIKAYPKNRVLDYRKLSKNG is encoded by the coding sequence ATGAATAATTTAATAACAGTAGCGTTATCGCAATACGGAGTAAAAGAAGTAAAAGGATCAAAAGATCATCCTCAAATTATTAATTACTTTACTTCTATGGGTTTTGATAAAACCAAATATAATGAGGATACAGCTTGGTGTGGTGCATTTGCGAACTGGGTGGCTAATAAAGCAGGCTATGAATGTTCAAATAGATTAACAGCGCGAAGTTGGTTGTCAGTTGGAAACTCAACAAGCTCTCCTGAGGTAGGAGACGTAGTTGTTTTATGGAGAGATAATCCTGAAAGTTGGAAAGGACATGTTGGTTTTTTAGTTAAAGAATCAAAGCGTTATGTATACTTGTTGGGTGGTAATCAGGGAAATAGTGTGAGTATAAAAGCATATCCTAAAAATAGAGTTTTAGATTATAGAAAATTAAGTAAAAATGGATAG
- a CDS encoding phage holin family protein, whose protein sequence is MDRLMHFIFWLLAMLSPLNGVLTTIMFLIVVDFITGAYAALKVGISLKSEKIGNTISKFFIYNLVIISAYFLEKHIVNEVPFLKIIAGFIAITEIKSILENYNRIYGVNPFKALKEFLNYHGFRETLKPLNEKEKKEKV, encoded by the coding sequence ATGGATAGATTAATGCATTTCATTTTTTGGTTGCTGGCTATGCTATCACCTTTAAATGGAGTGTTAACCACCATCATGTTTCTTATTGTAGTTGATTTTATTACTGGAGCTTATGCTGCATTAAAAGTGGGAATTTCTTTGAAAAGTGAGAAGATAGGAAATACGATATCTAAATTTTTTATTTATAACCTAGTTATTATTTCTGCTTATTTCTTAGAAAAACATATAGTTAATGAAGTCCCGTTTTTGAAAATTATAGCTGGTTTTATAGCAATTACCGAGATAAAATCAATATTAGAAAATTACAATAGAATATATGGCGTTAATCCGTTTAAAGCATTAAAAGAGTTTTTAAATTATCATGGATTCCGTGAAACCTTAAAACCATTGAATGAAAAAGAAAAAAAAGAAAAAGTGTAG